A single window of Intrasporangium calvum DSM 43043 DNA harbors:
- the tuf gene encoding elongation factor Tu yields MAKAKFERTKPHVNIGTIGHIDHGKTTLTAAISKVLHDKYPDLNPQFAFEDIDKAPEERQRGITISIAHIEYQTEGRHYAHVDCPGHADYVKNMITGAAQMDGAILVVAATDGPMPQTREHVLLAKQVGVPYIVVALNKADMVDDEEILELVEMEVRELLSSYEFPGDDLPVVKVSALKALEGDAEWGKSVLDLMDAVDTYIPEPERDIDKPFLMPVEDVFTITGRGTVVTGRIERGVLKVNEEVEIVGIHTGPPTKTVVTGVEMFRKLLDEGRAGENVGLLLRGVKREDVERGQVVCKPGSITPHTDFDAQVYILSKDEGGRHTPFYDNYRPQFYFRTTDVTGVVHLPEGTEMVMPGDNTDMKVELIQPIAMEEGLKFAIREGGRTVGAGRVIKINK; encoded by the coding sequence GTGGCGAAGGCAAAGTTCGAGCGGACCAAGCCGCACGTCAACATCGGCACCATTGGTCACATCGACCACGGGAAGACGACGCTGACGGCTGCGATCTCCAAGGTCCTGCACGACAAGTACCCGGACCTCAACCCCCAGTTCGCGTTCGAGGACATCGACAAGGCTCCCGAGGAGCGTCAGCGCGGCATCACCATCTCGATCGCCCACATCGAGTACCAGACGGAGGGCCGTCACTACGCCCACGTCGACTGCCCCGGCCACGCCGACTATGTCAAGAACATGATCACCGGTGCGGCCCAGATGGACGGTGCGATCCTCGTGGTCGCCGCGACTGACGGCCCCATGCCGCAGACGCGTGAGCACGTCCTCCTGGCCAAGCAGGTCGGCGTCCCCTACATCGTCGTGGCGCTCAACAAGGCCGACATGGTCGACGACGAGGAGATCCTCGAGCTCGTCGAGATGGAGGTGCGTGAGCTCCTCTCGTCCTACGAGTTCCCGGGCGACGACCTGCCGGTCGTCAAGGTCTCGGCGCTCAAGGCGCTCGAGGGTGACGCTGAGTGGGGCAAGTCGGTTCTCGACCTCATGGACGCGGTGGACACCTACATCCCCGAGCCGGAGCGCGACATCGACAAGCCGTTCCTCATGCCCGTCGAGGACGTCTTCACCATCACCGGTCGTGGCACGGTCGTCACCGGCCGCATCGAGCGCGGTGTCCTCAAGGTCAACGAGGAGGTCGAGATCGTCGGCATCCACACCGGCCCGCCCACCAAGACGGTCGTCACCGGTGTCGAGATGTTCCGCAAGCTCCTCGACGAGGGTCGCGCGGGTGAGAACGTCGGTCTGCTCCTCCGCGGTGTCAAGCGCGAGGACGTCGAGCGCGGCCAGGTCGTCTGCAAGCCGGGCTCGATCACCCCGCACACCGACTTCGACGCGCAGGTCTACATCCTGTCGAAGGACGAGGGCGGCCGTCACACGCCGTTCTACGACAACTACCGTCCGCAGTTCTACTTCCGGACCACGGACGTCACGGGTGTCGTGCACCTGCCCGAGGGCACCGAGATGGTCATGCCCGGCGACAACACCGACATGAAGGTCGAGCTGATCCAGCCGATCGCCATGGAGGAGGGCCTCAAGTTCGCCATCCGCGAGGGTGGCCGGACGGTCGGCGCCGGCCGCGTCATCAAGATCAACAAGTGA